A genome region from Primulina eburnea isolate SZY01 chromosome 9, ASM2296580v1, whole genome shotgun sequence includes the following:
- the LOC140842016 gene encoding arogenate dehydratase 2-like: protein MWRKRLRDAYQSCLQKDLKPNPFPMAATTARMNPLQFKDKNPYQTPSIVVKRWSRPCTRIKRPSTLFAQLNDEGPRLRVAYQGVPGAYSESAALTAYPNCEPVPRPDFETCFVAVESGLVDRAVLPIENSLGGSIHRNYDLLFRHRLHIVGEKKLLIRHCLLANPNVKVEDLKSVHSHPQALAQCENTLTKLGLVRVAVDDTAGAAKYVADHKLKDVGAVASMTAAKIYNLNVLDQDIQDDSYNVTRFIMLARQRNKPGTDKPFKTSIVFSLEEGPGELYKALAVFVEVKINLTKIESRPLQKQASQTLADNIVGFPKCFGYNFYVDFEASMAEKRTQDAIRRLEELATFLRVFGSYPADDSFQ, encoded by the exons ATGTGGAGAAAGAGGCTGCGGGATGCTTATCAATCATGCCTGCAG AAAGATTTGAAGCCAAATCCCTTTCCGATGGCGGCCACCACAGCTCGGATGAACCCTCTGCAATTCAAAGACAAAAACCCTTATCAGACTCCTAGTATCGTCGTTAAACGGTGGAGTCGCCCATGCACCAGAATTAAAA GGCCTTCGACGTTATTCGCGCAATTGAACGATGAAGGGCCTCGTCTCCGTGTTGCTTATCAG GGGGTTCCAGGTGCATATAGTGAGTCTGCAGCATTGACGGCATACCCAAATTGTGAACCAGTTCCACGCCCAGACTTTGAAACTTGTTTTGTG gcggtTGAAAGTGGGCTCGTTGATAGAGCGGTACTGCCAATAGAAAATTCTTTGGGTGGCAGCATTCACAGGAATTATGATCTTCTATTTCGACATAGATTGCATATTGTTGGAGAAAAGAAACTTTTAATCAGACATTGCTTACTAGCGAACCCCAACGTCAAGGTTGAAGATTTAAAGAGTGTTCATAGCCATCCACAG GCGCTTGCACAGTGTGAGAACACATTAACCAAATTAGGACTGGTGAGAGTAGCTGTGGATGATACTGCTGGGGCTGCCAAG TATGTTGCTGATCATAAACTCAAGGATGTTGGGGCAGTTGCTAGCATGACCGCTGCGAAGATCTATAATTTGAATGTACTTGATCAAGACATACAG GACGATTCTTACAACGTCACTCGGTTCATTATGCTGGCAAGGCAACGTAATAAACCTGGCACTGACAAGCCTTTCAAG ACAAGTATAGTCTTCTCTCTTGAGGAAGGTCCGGGAGAGCTCTATAAAGCACTCGCCGTGTTCGTTGAGGTGAAAATCAATCTTACCAAG ATCGAAAGCCGTCCGCTGCAGAAGCAAGCATCACAGACACTTGCTGATAATATCGTTGGTTTTCCAAA ATGCTTCGGTTATAATTTCTACGTTGATTTCGAAGCATCCATGGCGGAAAAGCGAACACAAGATGCCATTCGTCGTCTAGAG GAGTTGGCAACATTTTTGAGGGTTTTTGGGAGTTACCCTGCAGATGATAGCTTTCAATGA